The following coding sequences are from one Veillonella rodentium window:
- the dut gene encoding dUTP diphosphatase yields the protein MDIRGFEVVTAFEEQDINLPTRKTTESAGYDIECAEAVTLEPGEIKLVPTGLKAFMAYDEYLAIHIRSSMAVKRHLALVNSTGIIDSDYYNNEDNEGHIMIALLNFGQEPITLEKGERVAQGIFSKYLITNDDDATGVRTGGIGSTGTM from the coding sequence ATGGATATTCGCGGATTTGAGGTAGTAACTGCCTTTGAAGAACAAGATATCAATTTACCGACCCGTAAAACGACGGAAAGTGCAGGCTATGATATAGAATGTGCTGAAGCCGTTACATTGGAACCGGGTGAAATAAAACTTGTGCCTACAGGCCTTAAGGCTTTTATGGCATATGATGAATACCTTGCTATTCATATCCGCTCCAGTATGGCCGTTAAGCGTCATTTGGCACTTGTGAACAGCACGGGCATTATCGACAGCGATTATTATAATAATGAGGACAATGAAGGTCATATTATGATTGCCCTCCTGAATTTCGGCCAAGAACCGATAACCCTTGAAAAAGGTGAACGCGTTGCTCAAGGTATATTCTCCAAATACCTTATTACCAATGATGACGATGCTACAGGTGTAAGAACAGGCGGTATCGGCAGTACGGGGACAATGTAA
- a CDS encoding NUDIX hydrolase: MAISKEIQKSSEMKFNGKLIQVTYDIADVNGKEAWREVVHHPGATAIVAVTEDNKIVMERQFRYALQQPLLEVPAGKLDPNEEPIVCAKRELAEETGYRAAQWIPLGAIATSPGFCNEVLHLYLAKDLTLGETNWDPDEYVELEYYTVPELLEVIRNENIKDSKSLAALMLAMPYLK, encoded by the coding sequence ATGGCAATTAGTAAGGAAATACAGAAATCCAGTGAAATGAAATTTAACGGTAAGTTGATTCAAGTTACCTATGATATAGCCGATGTGAACGGCAAGGAGGCATGGCGTGAGGTTGTGCATCATCCGGGGGCCACGGCGATTGTGGCGGTTACAGAGGATAATAAGATCGTCATGGAGCGTCAATTCAGATATGCTTTGCAGCAGCCGCTACTGGAGGTACCTGCAGGAAAACTTGATCCCAATGAAGAGCCGATCGTCTGCGCTAAGCGGGAATTGGCCGAGGAAACAGGGTATCGTGCTGCTCAGTGGATTCCGTTAGGAGCTATCGCTACGAGTCCGGGATTCTGCAATGAGGTATTACATTTATATCTTGCCAAGGATCTTACCTTGGGGGAAACCAATTGGGATCCCGATGAATATGTGGAGCTGGAGTACTACACGGTACCGGAACTGCTGGAGGTTATCAGAAATGAGAATATCAAGGATAGCAAGTCTTTGGCGGCACTCATGCTTGCTATGCCGTACCTTAAGTAG
- a CDS encoding phosphopentomutase: MYNRIILLVMDSVGVGHAADAIKFGDEGSNTLGHIESVAGPIRCPNLKSLGLAHIVDISESDEPVIGAYGRMAEMSTGKDTTSGHWEMMGHPVTVPFPTFYEGFPKELMDTFTKETGYGFLGNEVASGTEIIERLGEEHIKTGKPIVYTSADSVFQIAAHEDVIPLEDLYRMCQITRDKVCIGDYYVGRIIARPFVGTPGHFVRTSNRHDYSRMPEKKMVQQALQDSNIPTVAVGKIGDIYAHVGWDESYPTKSNAHGMNVVPYLLGRSFTRGLMMVNLVEFDSLYGHRRNVDGYKRAIEDFDYQLGGLLDLLKDDDLLLITADHGNDPTWKGTDHTREMVPLLAYSPSMNHSLVLGDRQSFADVGETVLQNFGLDQWGIGTSFFDSLKA; this comes from the coding sequence ATGTATAATCGAATTATTCTATTAGTGATGGACAGTGTCGGTGTGGGACATGCGGCTGATGCAATTAAATTCGGCGATGAAGGTTCGAATACATTGGGTCATATTGAATCTGTAGCGGGACCTATACGCTGTCCAAATCTAAAAAGTTTAGGCTTAGCCCATATTGTTGATATTTCAGAGTCCGATGAGCCTGTTATCGGTGCTTACGGTCGCATGGCTGAAATGAGTACCGGTAAAGATACGACGAGCGGTCATTGGGAGATGATGGGGCACCCCGTCACAGTACCGTTTCCGACATTTTATGAAGGCTTTCCGAAGGAACTGATGGATACTTTCACAAAAGAAACGGGTTATGGATTTTTGGGCAACGAGGTCGCATCGGGAACGGAAATTATTGAACGCCTTGGTGAAGAGCACATAAAAACCGGCAAGCCTATCGTATATACATCGGCGGATTCGGTCTTTCAAATTGCCGCGCATGAGGATGTCATTCCATTAGAGGATTTGTATCGGATGTGTCAAATTACGCGCGATAAGGTGTGTATCGGTGATTATTATGTAGGACGTATCATTGCTCGACCTTTTGTCGGTACACCGGGACATTTTGTACGCACCTCGAATCGCCATGATTACAGTCGCATGCCTGAAAAGAAAATGGTGCAACAGGCGTTACAAGACTCTAATATTCCGACAGTGGCAGTCGGCAAGATTGGCGATATTTATGCTCACGTCGGCTGGGATGAGTCATATCCGACAAAGTCCAATGCTCACGGTATGAATGTGGTGCCGTATCTGTTGGGACGAAGTTTTACAAGGGGACTTATGATGGTCAATCTTGTCGAATTTGACAGCCTTTACGGTCATAGGCGCAATGTAGACGGGTATAAGCGTGCTATCGAAGATTTTGATTACCAATTGGGCGGCTTGTTAGATTTACTTAAGGATGATGATTTGCTCCTCATCACGGCGGATCACGGGAATGATCCTACCTGGAAGGGAACAGATCATACGAGGGAAATGGTACCTTTACTTGCTTATAGCCCAAGTATGAATCATTCACTAGTTTTAGGAGATCGACAAAGTTTTGCGGATGTCGGAGAAACGGTACTCCAAAACTTCGGATTAGATCAGTGGGGCATCGGAACGTCATTCTTTGATTCTTTGAAAGCGTAG
- a CDS encoding NCS2 family permease, whose product MREQVQGSVWDKVFKISERGSSVSRELFAGATTFLCVSYVLAVNPVILGAAGMDVGAVFTATAVSAIIMTLLLALYSNMPFAGLSGMGINAFFAYTIVVQMGHSFAFALTAQLIAGLAFLLIAVTPLKEYLFNAIPHTIKLAVTAGIGLFIALIGLSSAGLIVSNPATIVNIGDLQTPSSLVSILGIVLIAVFTGRNVKGGIFLAVIIAAVVGFFCGITKLPDTVVSVPPSLAPIWFHYDLSELLSVDMVFVAFTFLFVNLFNVVGVLIGLTNQAEVPQEKQMSVQSSCMKVSALGTIIGSALGTSPHIVAVESAAGIAEGGRTGLTALTIAGLFIASLFLAPLLMVIPVAATAPVLIVVGLFMMASVKDIDFGDISEGLPAFLTIIMMPFAYSIGVGIEWGLISYVLIKVLTGKYRDISGVMYFLALIFVLKEVFM is encoded by the coding sequence ATGAGAGAACAAGTACAAGGTAGTGTATGGGACAAAGTATTCAAGATTTCAGAACGGGGCTCATCCGTATCAAGGGAGTTATTTGCGGGGGCTACGACGTTTCTTTGTGTTTCTTATGTATTAGCCGTAAATCCGGTTATTCTTGGCGCTGCCGGTATGGATGTAGGTGCCGTATTTACGGCGACGGCTGTGAGTGCCATCATCATGACTTTATTGTTGGCGCTGTATAGCAATATGCCGTTTGCAGGATTATCCGGTATGGGTATCAATGCGTTTTTTGCTTATACTATTGTAGTCCAGATGGGACATAGCTTTGCTTTTGCTCTGACGGCTCAATTAATTGCAGGTTTAGCTTTTTTACTGATTGCGGTTACACCGTTAAAGGAATACCTGTTCAATGCCATACCTCATACGATTAAACTGGCGGTAACGGCGGGCATCGGATTATTTATCGCCCTCATCGGTCTCAGCAGTGCAGGTCTTATTGTAAGCAATCCTGCCACCATTGTGAACATTGGCGATTTACAAACTCCATCCAGCCTAGTATCTATATTGGGAATTGTATTGATTGCCGTTTTTACGGGTCGTAATGTAAAAGGTGGAATCTTTCTGGCTGTTATCATTGCTGCGGTTGTAGGATTTTTCTGCGGTATTACCAAATTGCCGGATACGGTGGTTTCCGTGCCGCCGTCGTTGGCACCGATTTGGTTTCATTATGATTTGAGCGAACTTTTGTCTGTGGATATGGTGTTTGTGGCTTTTACATTCTTATTCGTCAACTTATTTAATGTGGTCGGTGTATTGATTGGCCTTACAAATCAAGCTGAGGTACCTCAGGAGAAACAGATGAGTGTTCAGAGTTCCTGTATGAAAGTATCCGCTTTAGGCACTATCATCGGTAGTGCACTAGGTACATCGCCTCATATCGTGGCTGTTGAATCGGCTGCGGGTATCGCAGAGGGTGGACGTACGGGGCTGACCGCGTTAACCATTGCGGGACTTTTTATAGCATCCTTATTCCTGGCACCGTTACTTATGGTTATTCCTGTGGCGGCTACAGCGCCGGTACTTATCGTGGTAGGTTTATTTATGATGGCATCCGTTAAGGACATCGATTTCGGTGATATTTCGGAAGGACTACCGGCATTTTTGACAATTATCATGATGCCATTTGCTTACTCCATAGGTGTGGGTATCGAATGGGGGCTCATCAGTTATGTTTTGATTAAAGTGTTGACCGGTAAGTATCGAGACATTTCCGGTGTCATGTATTTCTTGGCGCTCATTTTCGTTTTGAAAGAAGTCTTTATGTAG
- the ade gene encoding adenine deaminase has protein sequence MIQFNAKISRQAQGLDKAPVVLKGASVLNVFTDEWVKADIAIHDDTIIGVGTYTGETEYDYSDKYIVPGFIDSHLHLESTLVNPKELVFEASQVGTLGFIVDPHEAGNVAGISGIEYMINETATAQGDVYVMAPSCVPAVPGEDNGAMLDGDELHRLQSNSRILGLGEVMDCYSVINADPYMLKKLNFFKNTVMDGHIIGLSPQQLASYRLAGITTNHECISYDEAKEQVKNGIYVWIREGSAAHNLDSIVKGIVGEQANTERYGFCTDDKHIEDIRSEGHISYNIRRSIELGLKPIEAYKMASTYPASCYGLKDLGAIAPGYSANLVILNDEQHVDIHEVFYKGKPIERVLVREEKVVPKELLHTINIGAFTKDKLDISVEGPQSIINIVPGQIVTKKTVEDVPSENGLFVPNDVFNKITCIERYKATGRNGIGILKGFNLKNGAIATSFAHDSHNLIVVGDNDADMMVAIDRIREIGGGYVIAGGEKVIEELPLEVMGLITNRPHEEVDTKVAKMKEIAYSMGVPETLDPFINLSFLALTVIPEIRITTTGVMEF, from the coding sequence ATGATACAATTCAATGCAAAAATTTCTCGACAGGCACAGGGGTTGGATAAGGCTCCTGTCGTATTGAAGGGGGCATCTGTTTTAAATGTATTCACCGATGAATGGGTAAAAGCGGATATTGCGATTCATGATGACACGATTATAGGTGTAGGAACATATACCGGTGAAACAGAATATGATTACAGCGATAAATATATTGTGCCCGGATTTATAGACAGCCATCTCCATCTGGAATCCACCTTGGTGAATCCGAAAGAACTCGTATTTGAGGCCTCTCAAGTGGGAACGTTAGGATTTATTGTAGACCCTCATGAAGCCGGTAATGTAGCGGGTATTTCCGGTATTGAGTATATGATTAATGAAACAGCTACAGCTCAGGGTGATGTATATGTTATGGCACCATCCTGTGTACCTGCTGTGCCCGGAGAGGATAACGGCGCCATGCTGGATGGCGATGAATTACATAGATTGCAGAGCAATTCTCGCATCTTAGGTTTAGGGGAAGTCATGGATTGTTATAGTGTTATTAATGCTGATCCATATATGCTTAAGAAGCTGAATTTTTTTAAGAATACCGTTATGGATGGTCATATAATAGGACTTTCACCACAGCAGCTTGCAAGTTATCGATTGGCGGGGATTACGACAAATCACGAATGTATCTCTTACGACGAGGCTAAAGAACAAGTTAAAAACGGTATTTATGTATGGATTCGTGAGGGTAGTGCCGCTCATAATCTAGACTCTATTGTAAAGGGAATTGTAGGGGAGCAGGCGAATACGGAACGATATGGATTCTGTACGGATGATAAGCATATTGAAGATATTCGTTCCGAAGGGCATATCAGCTATAATATTCGTCGCTCTATTGAGTTAGGACTCAAACCTATTGAGGCATATAAAATGGCCTCCACCTATCCGGCATCATGTTACGGATTAAAAGATCTAGGTGCTATTGCGCCCGGTTACAGTGCCAATCTTGTAATCCTCAATGATGAGCAACACGTGGATATTCACGAGGTGTTTTATAAAGGAAAACCGATTGAACGCGTTCTCGTAAGAGAAGAAAAGGTTGTGCCGAAGGAATTACTGCATACCATTAATATCGGTGCTTTTACAAAGGATAAATTAGATATTTCCGTTGAAGGACCTCAATCGATTATTAATATTGTGCCGGGACAGATTGTAACGAAGAAAACGGTGGAAGACGTACCATCAGAAAATGGATTATTCGTGCCTAATGATGTATTTAACAAGATTACCTGTATAGAACGGTATAAGGCGACCGGACGAAATGGTATAGGCATCTTGAAGGGGTTTAACCTGAAGAACGGTGCCATTGCCACATCTTTTGCACATGATTCACATAATCTGATCGTTGTCGGCGATAATGACGCGGATATGATGGTTGCTATCGATAGAATTCGTGAAATCGGCGGCGGATATGTCATTGCCGGCGGAGAAAAGGTGATCGAAGAGTTGCCTTTGGAAGTTATGGGTCTCATCACAAATCGTCCGCATGAAGAGGTGGATACAAAGGTGGCTAAAATGAAGGAAATCGCCTATTCCATGGGCGTGCCTGAAACATTGGATCCGTTTATTAATCTCAGCTTCTTAGCGTTGACAGTGATACCTGAAATTCGAATCACTACAACGGGAGTAATGGAGTTTTAA
- a CDS encoding RNA ligase, translating into MRTLLLMRGAPASGKSQWIRDNNLEAYTLEADHFRMLLRSPVISDDSWYISQKDNESAWKLLLDCLEQRMSHGDFIVLDATHTTPKSVNGYKELINRYKYSVYYYEQEATLEECLARNASRLEYKRVPEQVIRRMYKMTNNHSLPNFCKKITSIDEINNYFTVNVTEKYDRIRIIGDIHACYTVLQKAITPWDEKTLYIFCGDYLERGIENKGMLYEMMRLSELPNTIMLEGNHEKHIKNFAFNTELNTSKGFLKEVIAPIIKDMSKKEINSLQRDLRLFYKRLRQCYPFIFHGKKYLVSHGGISYVPNMTYISTDTFIKGYGSYETDIAKIYDKNYKNGLCQDFIQIHGHRDVPDGTYSYCLEGEVEFGGELKYIDIVETTFTKKGIQNDIYDKNYMRHDFERMSQHTIFTQNEDINIIGNSKLVKVKSCEPNLYSLNFTPRAFHKRQWNDCTVQARGLFVDRITGDVKLRSYNKFFNIGERPETQWPSLADTLSFPVEVRAKENGFLAILGVINNEFVFASKSTTKGSHVTIFKDLFLQLPKEIQLGIKELLIREDCSIIFEVISSQDTHIIRYEKDHLFILDLIPNSLDINGKHVDVAFSKHHLQSINELLKVNTCNFISIVNTIKTANSIHELTEVLNEQMNSYKPTEGIVLVDKNGFMAKFKGSYYSDWKYRRNRILEPYQETGVIPYDNCKSEEDLKFAYSLAKLDFATVKTANLLDVKTMLGIED; encoded by the coding sequence ATGAGAACACTACTACTTATGCGCGGTGCTCCTGCTAGTGGTAAGTCTCAGTGGATTCGTGACAACAATCTTGAGGCTTACACCCTTGAAGCCGATCATTTCCGTATGCTTTTACGTAGCCCTGTTATCAGCGACGATAGCTGGTATATTTCCCAAAAGGACAATGAGTCGGCATGGAAGCTGTTACTTGATTGTTTAGAACAAAGAATGAGTCACGGTGATTTCATCGTTCTTGATGCCACTCATACCACGCCTAAGAGCGTCAATGGATATAAAGAATTAATCAATCGATATAAATACAGCGTCTATTACTATGAACAAGAGGCTACTCTAGAGGAGTGTTTAGCACGTAATGCATCACGTTTAGAATACAAGCGAGTCCCTGAACAAGTCATCAGGCGTATGTATAAAATGACAAATAACCATTCCCTTCCCAACTTCTGCAAAAAAATAACATCAATCGATGAAATCAACAACTACTTCACTGTTAATGTAACGGAAAAATATGATCGCATTCGTATTATTGGCGACATTCATGCCTGCTATACGGTGTTACAAAAGGCAATCACACCTTGGGATGAAAAAACATTATATATTTTCTGCGGTGACTATTTGGAACGCGGCATTGAAAACAAGGGAATGCTTTACGAAATGATGCGACTCAGTGAACTGCCGAATACGATTATGCTGGAAGGCAATCATGAAAAGCATATCAAAAATTTCGCCTTTAACACAGAATTGAATACATCAAAAGGTTTCTTAAAGGAAGTCATCGCCCCTATCATTAAAGATATGTCTAAAAAAGAAATCAATTCGCTGCAACGTGATCTACGTCTATTTTATAAACGTCTTCGTCAATGCTATCCATTCATATTTCATGGCAAAAAATATTTAGTCTCTCATGGCGGTATATCCTATGTACCTAATATGACGTATATCAGTACAGATACATTTATCAAAGGATATGGCAGTTATGAAACAGATATTGCTAAAATATATGATAAAAACTATAAAAACGGACTTTGTCAGGATTTCATTCAAATTCATGGACATCGAGATGTACCGGATGGCACCTACTCCTATTGCCTTGAAGGTGAAGTGGAATTTGGAGGCGAACTAAAATATATTGATATCGTAGAAACTACGTTTACTAAAAAAGGCATACAAAATGATATATATGATAAAAATTATATGCGTCATGATTTTGAAAGAATGTCGCAGCATACCATTTTTACACAAAATGAAGATATCAATATAATCGGAAATTCTAAACTAGTGAAAGTAAAATCTTGCGAGCCGAACCTGTACTCCCTTAACTTTACACCTCGTGCATTTCATAAACGTCAATGGAATGATTGTACTGTTCAAGCCCGCGGTTTATTTGTAGATCGCATTACGGGAGACGTGAAGCTACGCAGCTATAACAAATTCTTTAATATTGGCGAACGACCGGAAACACAATGGCCCAGTTTAGCTGACACACTCTCCTTTCCGGTAGAAGTTCGCGCTAAAGAAAACGGATTTCTTGCTATTCTCGGTGTAATTAACAATGAATTTGTATTTGCTTCCAAAAGTACAACTAAGGGCAGTCACGTAACAATCTTTAAGGATTTATTTTTACAATTGCCTAAAGAAATACAGTTGGGAATAAAAGAACTACTGATACGTGAAGATTGTTCCATCATTTTCGAAGTTATCAGCTCACAAGATACACACATCATCCGATATGAAAAAGACCACCTGTTTATATTAGACCTCATACCTAATTCATTGGATATAAACGGTAAACATGTGGACGTAGCCTTTTCTAAACATCATTTGCAAAGTATAAATGAACTATTGAAAGTAAACACATGCAATTTTATATCTATTGTAAACACGATAAAAACAGCCAATTCCATTCATGAGTTAACAGAAGTTCTCAATGAACAGATGAACTCCTATAAACCGACTGAAGGTATAGTCTTAGTTGATAAGAACGGTTTCATGGCTAAATTCAAAGGCTCATATTACTCTGATTGGAAATATCGGAGAAACCGTATTCTTGAACCTTATCAGGAAACTGGCGTAATACCTTACGACAACTGTAAATCAGAAGAAGATCTCAAATTTGCTTATTCCTTAGCTAAGTTGGATTTCGCCACCGTTAAAACGGCAAATTTACTCGATGTAAAAACAATGCTTGGCATTGAGGATTAA
- the rpsT gene encoding 30S ribosomal protein S20, with product MPNIKSSIRSVKTDAERRAKNAAVKSKIRTAARKTVEAVQAGAVEEAKQALVHATSVIDKAASKGVLHKNTAARKKSNLAAKVNAL from the coding sequence TTGCCAAATATTAAATCCAGTATTAGAAGCGTAAAAACGGATGCTGAACGTCGTGCGAAAAATGCCGCTGTAAAATCTAAAATCCGTACAGCAGCTCGTAAAACCGTTGAAGCTGTTCAAGCAGGCGCAGTAGAAGAAGCTAAACAAGCACTTGTTCATGCTACTAGCGTAATTGATAAAGCAGCCTCCAAAGGTGTACTTCATAAAAACACTGCAGCTCGCAAAAAATCCAATCTTGCAGCTAAAGTAAATGCTTTATAA
- the polA gene encoding DNA polymerase I gives MKQLMIIDGSSLLFRAFFALPPLSSALGTPTNAVYGFLTMLIKLYEEIKPDYVAVAFDKGRQTFRTELYSDYKGNRPDAPEDLRPQFSLIQDVLKALGICVIEEEGFEGDDILGSLSKKFGSDDLAVKIITGDRDNLQLITKYSHVLLTKKGISEMLEVTPDNMEELYGYGPDKVIDMKALMGDSSDNIPGVPGVGEKTALKLITEYGTLESVYDHIEDISGKKLKERLVENKDLAFLSRHLATIKTDMDLSYTVDDFVQNFHPSEVQPLFETLGFTKLTPRIVQVMGGESEAFGELGSLFAPQEEISLENLGDAKDLTADYYDEKTVAVHVILNGKSPFRVPDSIYLSNGDRVVKTDDVNAVLPVLKGAKTLVTTQAKELLEAFNEAEPALIPLFNDDGTARIHDISLLAYLLDPTRTNYGYLYLTERFSVPAIASGSVDVECVSMVKALLAMNSGACDAAHRENIWSLYESIELPLTHTLVVMEKNGIYIDPEKLSETTVRFKAELEAVQQEIYDLAGETFNINSPKQLGVILFEKLGLPVIKKTKTGYSTDAEVLDMLRNDSPIVEKILAYRSVAKLVSTYLEGLAVLINEKTHRIHTSFNQMVTATGRLSSSDPNLQNIPVRTEKGREIRALFYPGADYNTLVSADYSQIELRILAHLSGDKALIQAFKDGKDIHRFTAAEVLGKAQEDVTGEERSHAKAVNFGIIYGISDFGLSRDLGITRAEAKNYIDLYFSRYPKVKEYMDRMVQEAHETGKVRTMFGRQRELPDINSRNFNRRSFAERTAMNTPIQGTAADIIKIAMNQVEQKLEEGKFVSRLLLQVHDELVLEAVNSELDAVKELLRSIMENVVELEVPLIVDVHSAENWALVK, from the coding sequence ATGAAACAATTAATGATTATAGATGGCAGCAGTTTATTATTTCGTGCGTTTTTTGCATTGCCGCCGTTGAGTTCTGCATTGGGAACGCCTACCAATGCGGTTTACGGTTTTTTGACGATGCTTATCAAATTGTACGAAGAAATTAAACCGGATTATGTGGCGGTAGCTTTTGATAAGGGGCGTCAAACATTTCGAACTGAATTATACAGCGATTATAAAGGTAACCGGCCGGATGCACCGGAGGATTTGCGGCCTCAGTTCAGCCTTATTCAGGATGTACTGAAAGCACTTGGCATCTGTGTCATTGAAGAAGAAGGCTTTGAAGGTGATGATATTCTCGGATCCTTGAGTAAAAAATTCGGATCCGATGATTTGGCGGTCAAAATTATCACCGGTGACCGCGATAATTTACAACTCATTACAAAGTATAGTCATGTGCTATTAACGAAGAAGGGCATTTCTGAAATGTTGGAAGTAACTCCGGATAATATGGAGGAACTCTACGGATATGGTCCTGATAAGGTCATCGATATGAAAGCTCTCATGGGGGATTCATCCGATAATATTCCAGGGGTTCCCGGTGTCGGAGAAAAGACGGCACTTAAGCTGATTACTGAATACGGTACTCTTGAATCAGTATACGATCATATTGAGGATATTTCCGGTAAAAAATTGAAGGAACGCCTTGTAGAAAATAAAGATTTGGCATTTTTGTCCCGCCATCTGGCAACGATTAAAACGGATATGGATTTATCCTATACGGTGGATGATTTTGTGCAGAACTTTCATCCATCTGAGGTACAACCTTTGTTTGAGACTCTGGGCTTTACCAAGTTGACGCCGCGCATCGTACAGGTTATGGGCGGTGAGTCCGAAGCCTTTGGAGAGCTTGGTTCCCTTTTTGCGCCTCAAGAGGAGATTTCTTTGGAAAATCTAGGCGATGCAAAGGATTTAACTGCAGATTACTATGACGAAAAAACCGTAGCGGTTCATGTTATATTGAATGGAAAATCCCCGTTCAGAGTGCCTGACTCAATTTATCTATCAAATGGGGATAGGGTTGTAAAAACCGATGACGTTAATGCCGTGCTGCCTGTATTGAAGGGGGCTAAGACTCTTGTAACTACTCAGGCGAAAGAATTGCTAGAGGCGTTTAACGAGGCTGAACCTGCTCTGATACCTCTGTTTAATGATGACGGTACGGCACGGATTCATGATATATCACTATTGGCATATTTGCTTGATCCGACGCGGACAAATTACGGGTATTTGTATTTGACAGAGCGTTTTTCCGTACCGGCTATTGCCAGTGGCAGTGTCGATGTGGAGTGCGTTTCCATGGTGAAAGCATTACTTGCCATGAATTCCGGGGCCTGTGATGCCGCTCATAGAGAAAATATATGGTCTTTATATGAAAGTATAGAATTACCTCTTACCCATACGTTAGTAGTAATGGAAAAGAACGGTATTTATATCGATCCTGAAAAGCTTTCAGAAACGACGGTACGGTTCAAGGCTGAACTGGAAGCCGTACAGCAGGAGATATATGACCTCGCAGGCGAAACCTTTAATATTAATTCACCGAAACAGTTGGGGGTCATCTTATTCGAAAAATTAGGATTGCCTGTTATTAAGAAAACGAAGACCGGTTATTCTACAGATGCGGAAGTGCTTGATATGCTACGTAATGACAGTCCGATTGTAGAAAAGATTCTCGCGTATCGATCTGTGGCAAAATTGGTGTCTACCTATTTAGAAGGCCTTGCGGTATTAATTAATGAAAAAACGCATCGTATTCATACCAGTTTTAATCAGATGGTGACGGCTACAGGGCGATTGAGTTCATCGGATCCGAATTTACAGAATATTCCGGTTCGTACGGAAAAAGGACGTGAGATTCGAGCGCTGTTCTATCCGGGGGCGGATTATAACACATTGGTGAGCGCCGATTATTCCCAAATCGAATTGCGTATTTTAGCTCATCTGTCCGGTGATAAGGCGTTAATTCAGGCTTTCAAGGACGGTAAGGATATTCATCGTTTTACGGCGGCGGAGGTGCTCGGAAAGGCACAGGAAGATGTGACAGGCGAAGAACGTTCTCATGCAAAAGCGGTTAACTTCGGTATCATCTACGGCATTTCCGATTTCGGTTTGTCCAGAGATCTCGGCATAACCCGCGCGGAAGCCAAAAACTATATCGACTTGTATTTCAGCCGGTATCCGAAGGTTAAGGAATACATGGACCGTATGGTGCAAGAGGCTCATGAAACAGGTAAAGTTCGTACTATGTTCGGACGTCAACGGGAATTGCCGGATATTAACAGCCGAAACTTTAATCGTCGTTCCTTTGCGGAGCGCACGGCTATGAATACACCGATTCAAGGAACGGCGGCGGATATCATTAAAATCGCTATGAATCAGGTGGAACAAAAGCTGGAAGAAGGAAAATTCGTATCGCGGCTATTGTTGCAGGTTCATGACGAACTCGTGCTGGAAGCGGTAAATTCCGAACTTGATGCGGTAAAAGAATTATTGCGCAGCATTATGGAGAACGTTGTGGAACTAGAGGTACCCCTCATTGTGGATGTGCATAGTGCGGAAAATTGGGCCTTGGTGAAGTAA
- the coaE gene encoding dephospho-CoA kinase (Dephospho-CoA kinase (CoaE) performs the final step in coenzyme A biosynthesis.), with the protein MKKIGLTGGIASGKSTVLSFFKKRGIPYVDADVVAREVVEPGTKGLEAIVEHFGSTVLHKDGTLNREILGNIVFYDNSKRDVLNHCLKQYIRTRIMELTEEYEAKRVPVLIYDIPLLIEGEWYTMMDEVWLVYVNETTQVQRLMERNGYSRSDAMARIHSQMKLDDKRSYATIIIDNNGAPHELEKQLQSIWSTRIEPVLKPFE; encoded by the coding sequence ATGAAAAAAATCGGCTTAACCGGAGGTATTGCGTCCGGTAAAAGCACAGTTTTATCATTTTTTAAGAAGCGTGGTATTCCTTATGTAGATGCGGATGTGGTAGCTCGGGAAGTGGTGGAACCGGGAACGAAAGGGCTAGAAGCCATAGTTGAGCATTTCGGTAGCACGGTACTGCATAAGGATGGCACTTTGAATCGTGAAATTCTGGGAAATATCGTTTTTTATGATAATTCGAAACGTGATGTATTGAATCATTGCTTAAAACAATATATTCGAACGCGTATCATGGAGCTTACCGAAGAGTACGAAGCGAAGCGGGTGCCTGTACTCATTTATGATATTCCTCTTCTAATCGAGGGGGAATGGTATACTATGATGGATGAGGTATGGCTCGTTTATGTAAACGAAACAACGCAGGTGCAGCGTTTGATGGAACGTAATGGATATTCTCGGAGTGATGCGATGGCTCGTATTCACAGTCAAATGAAACTTGACGACAAGAGGTCTTATGCGACTATAATTATAGATAATAACGGAGCACCTCATGAGTTAGAGAAACAACTGCAATCTATATGGTCTACTCGGATAGAACCTGTTTTAAAGCCATTTGAGTGA